A window of the Enterobacteriaceae bacterium 4M9 genome harbors these coding sequences:
- a CDS encoding DUF853 domain-containing protein encodes MTAPLLIARTAEKELYLQPSMANRHGLITGATGTGKTVTLQKLAESFSEIGVPVFMADVKGDLTGIAETGESSEKLQARLEKIGVTDWQPHANPVVLWDIFGEKGHPLRATVSDLGPLLLSRLLNLNDVQSGVLQIIFRVADDQGLLLLDFKDLRAITQYIGDNAKSFQNQYGNISSASVGAIQRGLLALEQEGAPYFFGEPMLDIQDWMRTDANGKGVINILAAEKLYQMPKLYSASLLWMLSELYERLPEAGDLDKPKLVFFFDEAHLLFNDAPQVLLDKIEQVVRLIRSKGVGIYFVSQNPSDIPDNVLGQLGNRVQHALRAFTPKDQKAVKTAAQTMRANPAFNTETAIQELGTGEALISFLDEKGSPSVVERAMVIAPCSRMGPVSAGERNGLINNSTLYGKYEDAVDRESAYEMLQKAAQTTTEQADAPQAKGKEVAVDDGILGGLKDILFGTTGPRGGKKDGLVQNAAKSAARQITNQLIRGVLGNLMGGRKR; translated from the coding sequence GCGCGACGGGTACCGGTAAAACCGTTACGCTGCAAAAGCTCGCAGAATCATTCTCCGAAATTGGCGTGCCGGTGTTTATGGCCGACGTGAAGGGTGATCTCACCGGTATTGCCGAAACCGGCGAGTCTTCTGAAAAGCTCCAGGCACGGCTTGAGAAAATTGGCGTGACCGACTGGCAGCCCCATGCCAACCCGGTAGTGCTGTGGGACATTTTTGGCGAGAAAGGCCACCCGCTGCGCGCCACGGTCTCTGACCTGGGGCCGCTGCTGCTCTCACGCCTGCTGAACCTTAACGACGTGCAAAGCGGCGTGTTGCAGATTATCTTCCGCGTGGCCGACGACCAGGGCCTGCTGCTGCTTGATTTTAAAGATCTGCGTGCCATCACGCAGTACATTGGCGATAACGCTAAATCCTTCCAGAACCAGTACGGCAACATCAGCAGCGCCTCAGTCGGTGCCATTCAGCGCGGCCTGCTGGCGCTGGAGCAGGAAGGCGCGCCGTACTTCTTTGGCGAGCCGATGTTGGATATCCAGGACTGGATGCGTACCGATGCCAACGGCAAAGGCGTTATCAACATCCTGGCCGCTGAAAAGCTCTATCAGATGCCGAAGCTGTATTCCGCAAGCCTCTTGTGGATGCTCTCTGAGCTTTACGAGCGCCTGCCGGAAGCCGGTGACCTTGATAAGCCGAAGCTGGTGTTCTTCTTTGACGAAGCGCACCTGCTGTTTAACGACGCGCCGCAGGTGCTGCTCGATAAGATTGAGCAGGTGGTACGCCTGATTCGCTCTAAGGGCGTGGGCATTTACTTTGTGTCCCAGAACCCGTCAGACATCCCGGATAACGTGCTGGGTCAGTTGGGTAACCGCGTGCAGCACGCGCTGCGCGCCTTCACGCCAAAAGATCAGAAAGCGGTGAAAACCGCCGCCCAGACCATGCGCGCCAACCCGGCGTTCAACACCGAAACGGCCATCCAGGAACTGGGTACTGGTGAGGCGCTGATTTCGTTTCTTGATGAGAAAGGCAGCCCGAGCGTTGTGGAGCGCGCAATGGTGATTGCACCGTGCTCACGCATGGGGCCGGTAAGTGCAGGCGAGCGCAACGGCCTGATTAACAACTCAACGCTGTACGGCAAATACGAAGATGCCGTTGACCGTGAATCTGCTTACGAGATGCTGCAAAAAGCGGCGCAAACTACCACCGAGCAAGCCGACGCGCCGCAGGCCAAAGGCAAAGAGGTCGCGGTAGACGACGGCATTCTCGGCGGGCTGAAGGACATTCTGTTCGGCACCACCGGCCCGCGCGGCGGCAAGAAAGATGGCCTGGTGCAAAACGCGGCCAAAAGTGCGGCCCGCCAGATAACCAACCAGCTTATCCGCGGCGTGCTCGGCAACCTGATGGGTGGCCGCAAGCGCTGA
- a CDS encoding DoxX family protein, whose amino-acid sequence MKKFEDVGILVARILMPILFIVAGWGKITGYEGTQQYMQAMGVPGALLPLTILLEFGGGIAILFGFLTRTTAIFTAGFTLLTALLFHTNFAEGVNSLMFMKNMTIAGGYLLLFLIGPGKFSIDRVLNKNW is encoded by the coding sequence ATGAAAAAATTCGAAGATGTTGGCATTCTGGTGGCACGTATTCTGATGCCGATCCTGTTTATCGTTGCAGGCTGGGGCAAAATTACTGGTTATGAAGGCACGCAGCAGTACATGCAGGCAATGGGCGTACCGGGCGCGCTGCTGCCGCTGACCATTCTGCTGGAGTTTGGCGGCGGTATCGCCATCCTGTTTGGCTTTTTGACCCGTACTACCGCCATCTTTACTGCGGGCTTCACCCTGCTGACGGCGCTGCTGTTCCACACGAATTTCGCAGAAGGCGTGAACTCACTGATGTTCATGAAAAACATGACGATTGCCGGTGGCTACCTGTTATTGTTCCTTATCGGCCCAGGCAAATTCAGTATTGACCGCGTGCTCAATAAAAACTGGTAA
- a CDS encoding glutathione S-transferase family protein — MGLLVDGVWQDAWYDTKSTGGRFERSAAAFRNWLTADGAPGPSGEGGFAAQKDRYHLYVSLACPWAHRTLIMRKLKGLEALLPVSVVHPLMLENGWTFGSDFPGATGDALYHHDYLWQLYTQAMPDYSGRVTVPVLWDKERNTIVSNESAEIIRMFNSAFDAHGARAGDYYPQALRPKIDELNEWIYNTVNNGVYKAGFATSQQAYDEAVESVFHSLARLEELLDRHRYLTGNSLTEADIRLWTTLVRFDPVYVTHFKCDRYRISDYPNLYGFLRDIYQLPGIAETVNIDHIRNHYYRSHKTINPTGIISTGPHQDLDAPHGRDARFG, encoded by the coding sequence ATGGGACTGCTTGTTGACGGCGTCTGGCAGGACGCATGGTATGACACCAAATCTACCGGCGGGCGCTTTGAGCGTTCGGCAGCGGCGTTTCGCAACTGGCTAACGGCAGATGGCGCGCCCGGCCCGTCTGGTGAAGGCGGCTTTGCGGCGCAAAAAGACCGCTATCATCTGTATGTCTCGCTCGCCTGTCCGTGGGCGCACCGCACGTTAATTATGCGCAAACTCAAAGGCTTGGAAGCCTTGCTTCCCGTCTCGGTGGTGCACCCGCTGATGCTGGAAAACGGCTGGACCTTTGGCAGCGACTTCCCAGGCGCTACCGGCGATGCGCTATATCACCACGACTATCTCTGGCAACTCTATACGCAGGCGATGCCTGACTACAGCGGGCGCGTCACGGTGCCGGTGCTGTGGGACAAAGAGCGCAACACCATTGTCAGTAACGAGTCGGCTGAAATCATCCGCATGTTTAACAGCGCGTTTGATGCCCACGGTGCGCGCGCCGGTGACTACTACCCGCAGGCACTGCGCCCAAAAATTGATGAACTGAACGAGTGGATTTACAACACGGTGAACAATGGTGTGTACAAAGCCGGGTTTGCCACCAGCCAGCAGGCGTATGATGAAGCCGTTGAAAGCGTGTTTCATTCGCTGGCGCGCCTTGAAGAGTTGCTCGACCGCCACCGTTACCTCACCGGCAACAGCCTGACCGAAGCCGATATCCGCCTGTGGACCACGCTTGTGCGCTTTGACCCGGTCTACGTGACGCACTTTAAGTGCGACCGTTATCGCATCAGCGACTACCCCAATCTCTACGGCTTCCTGCGCGATATCTATCAGCTGCCGGGCATTGCAGAAACGGTGAATATTGACCACATCCGCAATCATTATTACCGCA